A stretch of Aedes aegypti strain LVP_AGWG chromosome 2, AaegL5.0 Primary Assembly, whole genome shotgun sequence DNA encodes these proteins:
- the LOC5569597 gene encoding facilitated trehalose transporter Tret1: MVIRQNIQDKSFIESNVAAKRFSPLTRQVIAATGPIIASAAAGMTNGFSAILLPQLQSPGSNIQITNEQSSWIASMAPLPMAAGCLLGGFLMEKFGRKVTHLILSISFAVGFCVLSVALSYDMILVGRFITGFSCGLVGPPASVYIAETSHPRYRGILLAGVTFAVSFGIFLSHLFGTLFHWKMAALYCSFFMVASYVLVVFCPESPSWLLSKGHGREAEAAFRWLRGHDAEALKEFDEMVAKYSGSCTAGNSQGSKLSLKESLLKREFILPLITLLVFFFTMQFSGVNIVAFYSISLMKTTIGSNINEYLAMLIVDLVRVITSLFACVLLKMFGRRPLAMLSGAGTTISLIGLSIFLYFQTSIPVYQNLSWMSLIFLISYIIFIGIGLFPLPWCMSGEVFPIATRGIGTGLTSSFNFVCFFVVIKTGPTLFSTVGTNGTFMIYGIISLIGTLVLYMILPETKNRTLQEIEDAFKSGWRPTEKTAIVQNKV; this comes from the exons ATGGTCATTCGTCAGAACATCCAGGACAAATCGTTCATCGAGAGCAATGTAGCCGCCAAGAGGTTCTCCCCGTTGACTAGACAG GTTATCGCAGCTACGGGGCCGATCATTGCGAGTGCGGCGGCTGGAATGACCAACGGATTTTCGGCGATTTTGCTACCGCAGCTACAAAGTCCAGGCAGTAACATTCAGATTACGAATGAACAATCATCATGGATTGCGTCCATGGCACCGCTTCCGATGGCAGCTGGCTGCCTGTTAGGTGGATTCTTGATGGAGAAGTTCGGGCGCAAAGTTACGCATCTCATTTTGAGCATCTCGTTTGCCGTTGGATTCTGCGTGTTATCAGTGGCCCTATCTTATGATATGATATTAGTGGGAAGATTTATAACCGGGTTCAGTTGCGGATTAGTTGGGCCGCCAGCGTCTGTGTACATAGCCGAGACTAGTCATCCGAGATATCGCGGAATATTGCTGGCGGGTGTTACGTTTGCGGTGTCGTTCGGAATATTTTTGTCCCACTTGTTCGGAACTTTATTCCACTGGAAGATGGCTGCCTTGTATTGTTCGTTCTTTATGGTGGCTAGCTACGTGCTAGTTGTATTTTGCCCGGAAAGTCCTTCTTGGTTACTTTCGAAGGGACATGGCCGGGAAGCTGAAGCAGCTTTTAGATGGCTCAGAGGGCATGATGCAGAAGCGCTGAAAGAATTTGACGAGATGGTAGCAAAATACAGCGGGTCGTGCACTGCGGGGAATTCCCAAGGCTCGAAGCTTAGTCTTAAAGAAAGTCTGCTGAAACGAGAGTTCATTTTACCATTAATCACACTGCTGGTATTTTTCTTCACTATGCAATTCTCTGGTGTCAACATCGTTGCATTCTATTCCATCTCCCTCATGAAAACAACCATCGGTAGTAATATCAACGAGTACTTGGCTATGCTTATCGTTGACCTCGTTCGGGTGATAACTTCGTTATTTGCGTGTGTCCTTTTGAAGATGTTTGGACGAAGACCGTTGGCCATGTTGAGTGGGGCCGGAACTACCATAAGTCTGATTGGTTTATCAATATTCCTTTACTTCCAAACTAGTATACCGGTCTACCAGAATCTCTCCTGGATGTCGCTGATATTCCTTAttagttatataatttttatcgGTATTGGACTCTTCCCTCTACCGTGGTGCATGAGTGGAGAAGTGTTTCCCATTGCAACCAGAGGCATAGGAACGGGATTAACGTCGTCGTTCAATTTCGTATGCTTTTTCGTGGTAATCAAAACAGGTCCTACGCTGTTCTCGACCGTCGGCACCAACGGGACGTTCATGATCTATGGAATAATTTCGTTGATCGGAACGCTGGTGCTGTACATGATTCTGCCAGAAACAAAGAATCGCACTCTGCAGGAAATTGAAGATGCATTCAAGTCGGGTTGGCGACCTACGGAGAAAACGGCAATTGTTCAAAATAAGGTGTGA